In the genome of Sardina pilchardus chromosome 14, fSarPil1.1, whole genome shotgun sequence, one region contains:
- the cast gene encoding calpastatin isoform X8 → MPHRKRGHGRKKPRGKGEGSLPGADRQTTSHTSHKTASGSQSQTKPATAIPAAQVALKPAQYENAPASTPKPTGTQAGAKAAGGATVTTPASGGASAAWGTTTHKGSPKSSTEAGVHTKFMSPSPYVPPSPKGSPKDVPKTSTPAKVAPSPTATTKTKTTPAQETLKSTPITSSTSQSAKADASAAAKPAAKGGVSADTKGAKPSDTKVQREVGPPKSHASAPAVDPLDALAGMLPSESLGPTAPVYTGPEVTESGITSEKGVLCGERDDTLPPGYRKEDLEKKAPAAKPDVKPKEVVKPLSTDEALESLSSGFMHSAPPAPQKKETKVEDLAAIDALSSGFSNFAPPPPASTKSPAPPADKKAKMEQAGGDFSLMGALSSPPPAAKPKTDEGGSMSLDALGALGDTLAADEPLPEPPKLRPEDIVSENKLKSEKGVRVGEREDSLPPEYRFKEEDLKKYPAPKPEPSMDPTAALDILSGDFTSSSAAPAAHFEPPKLIACDFGRVAPPQQAKVDDFSLDALAADFVAPAVAPAKISAPAPPPPVAKAPAVPAPDEGGFMSLDALSALGDTLAADEPLPEPPKLRPEDIVSENKLKSEKGVRVGEREDSLPPEYRFKEEDLKKYPAPKPEPSMDPTAALDILSGDFTSSSAAPAVHAPVITPSAPPAATASDFALDALAGDFVAPAVAPAAVQSSVCSAAERQLSSGTCDALDALSDTLMDTTPVPQPAPVPVKDVIKEKTIEEERLIKMGERDDSLPPEFRPSEEDLKALPKVQPDVRPKQKSMDDSTALDLLSSDFSTCPVAPAPPAAAAGPVFTVPVEAPAAPAPAPVLDALADSLIPQAVAEVKPKEQKPKVSQEVTHTTSESKSGKSKSKSKKPATEDSSALDMLSGQLTSDVVPTNKGGKS, encoded by the exons AATGCCCCTGCCTCCACCCCCAAGCCTACGGGCACCCAGGCGGGCGCGAAGGCAGCGGGCGGCGCGACCGTAACGACCCCCGCCTCGGGAGGAGCCAGTGCAGCATGGGGCACTACCACGCACAAAGGCTCGCCCAAATCGTCAACAGAG GCTGGCGTTCACACAAAGTTCATGTCTCCCAGTCCGTACGTGCCCCCCTCCCCGAAAGGCTCCCCAAAAGATGTCCCCAAG ACCAGCACTCCCGCCAAAGTAGCCCCCAGCCCCACAGCCACCACAAAGACCAAGACGACCCCGGCTCAGGAGACTCTCAAG AGTACACCCATCACTTCGAGCACGTCCCAGTCGGCTAAGGCAGATGCCTCTGCAGCAGCCAAGCCTGCTGCCAAGGGTGGCGTGTCTGCGGACACTAAGGGGGCCAAGCCATCAGACACTAAG GTACAGAGGGAGGTAGGCCCTCCGAAATCCCACGCCAGTGCTCCG GCTGTTGATCCCTTAGATGCCCTGGCTGGCATGTTGCCCTCAGAGTCTTTGGGGCCCACAGCTCCCGTATACACAGGGCCAGAAGTCACAGAG tctggaATAACCTCAGAGAAGGGTGTGTTatgtggggagagagatgacacACTTCCACCTGGCTACAGAAAGGAGGACCTG GAGAAGAAGGCCCCAGCTGCCAAACCAGACGTGAAGCCCAAGGAGGTGGTG aaacCTCTGAGCACAGATGAGGCGTTGGAGTCACTGTCTTCAGGCTTCATGCACTCTGCACCCCCAGCCCCACAGAAGAAGGAGACA AAAGTCGAGGACTTAGCAGCCATCGATGCCTTGTCAAGCGGCTTCTCAAACTTTGCACCACCACCCCCTGCTTCCACCAAg tcCCCTGCACCGCCTGCAGATAAGAAGGCTAAAATGGAGCAG GCTGGTGGTGATTTCTCCCTGATGGGAGCACTGAGCTCTCCACCTCCTGCTGCCAAACCAAAGACTGATGAG GGCGGTTCCATGTCTCTGGATGCCCTGGGCGCTCTAGGGGACACTCTGGCTGCAGACGAACCCCTACCAGAGCCCCCCAAACTCAGACCCGAGGACATCGTCTCG gagaACAAGCTGAAGTCTGAGAAGGGTGTGAGAGTAGGTGAGAGGGAAGACTCTCTCCCCCCTGAGTATCGCTTTAAAGAGGAGGACCTCAAAAAATACCCAGCCCCTAAACCCGAG CCCTCCATGGACCCGACTGCAGCTCTGGACATCCTGTCTGGTGACTTCACTTCCTCCAGTGCTGCCCCTGCTGCCCACTTTGAGCCCCCAAAACTG ATCGCATGTGACTTTGGACGGGTCGCGCCCCCACAACAG GCTAAAGTAGACGACTTCTCTTTGGATGCCCTGGCAGCAGACTTTGTGGCTCCTGCTGTTGCCCCTGCCAAG ATctctgctccagctcctcctcctcctgtggccAAGGCTCCAGCAGTGCCCGCCCCTGATGAG GGTGGCTTCATGTCCCTGGATGCCCTCAGCGCTCTGGGAGACACGCTGGCTGCAGACGAGCCCCTACCAGAGCCCCCCAAACTCAGACCCGAGGACATCGTCTCG gagaACAAGCTGAAGTCTGAGAAGGGTGTGAGAGTAGGTGAGAGGGAAGACTCCCTCCCCCCTGAGTATCGCTTTAAAGAGGAGGACCTCAAAAAATACCCAGCCCCTAAACCCGAG CCCTCCATGGACCCGACTGCAGCTCTGGACATCCTGTCTGGTGACTTCACTTCCTCCAGTGCTGCCCCTGCTGTCCACGCCCCCGTCATCACCCCCTCTGCACCCCCAGCAGCG ACCGCCAGTGACTTTGCACTGGACGCTCTGGCCGGGGACTTCGTCGCTCCTGCTGTAGCACCCGCAGCCGTTCAGTCCTCAGTGTGTTCAGCAGCTGaaagacag ttgtCATCGGGGACGTGTGATGCTCTTGatgctctctcagacacactgaTGGATACAACCCCAGTTCCCCAGCCCGCCCCTGTGCCCGTCAAAGACGTCATCAAG GAGAAGACAATTGAGGAGGAGAGACTCATcaagatgggagagagagatgacagccTGCCCCCTGAGTTCAGGCCAAGCGAGGAGGACCTGAAG GCACTACCGAAAGTACAGCCTGACGTCAGGCCCAAACAG AAGTCTATGGATGACTCCACGGCTCTTGACCTCCTGTCCAGTGATTTCTCCACCTGTCCTGTTGCACCtgcacctcctgctgctgctgctggccctgtGTTCACAGTCCCTGTGGAGGCTCCTGCT gcgccagctccagctccagtgcTAGATGCTCTGGCAGACTCCCTGATCCCCCAGGCGGTCGCAGAGGTCAAACCCAAAGAACAGAAGCCAAAGGTCAGCCAGgaggtcacacacaccacatctgag TCAAAGAGTGGGAAATCAAAGTCCAAATCAAAG AAACCCGCAACAGAAGACTCGTCGGCTCTAGATATGTTATCTGGCCAGCTGACCTCTGATGTAGTGCCCACAAACAAGGGAGGCAagagctag
- the cast gene encoding calpastatin isoform X7, with product MEHHGNTPKETARSFPVKKGEGSLPGADRQTTSHTSHKTASGSQSQTKPATAIPAAQVALKPAQYENAPASTPKPTGTQAGAKAAGGATVTTPASGGASAAWGTTTHKGSPKSSTEAGVHTKFMSPSPYVPPSPKGSPKDVPKTSTPAKVAPSPTATTKTKTTPAQETLKSTPITSSTSQSAKADASAAAKPAAKGGVSADTKGAKPSDTKVQREVGPPKSHASAPAVDPLDALAGMLPSESLGPTAPVYTGPEVTESGITSEKGVLCGERDDTLPPGYRKEDLEKKAPAAKPDVKPKEVVKPLSTDEALESLSSGFMHSAPPAPQKKETKVEDLAAIDALSSGFSNFAPPPPASTKSPAPPADKKAKMEQAGGDFSLMGALSSPPPAAKPKTDEGGSMSLDALGALGDTLAADEPLPEPPKLRPEDIVSENKLKSEKGVRVGEREDSLPPEYRFKEEDLKKYPAPKPEPSMDPTAALDILSGDFTSSSAAPAAHFEPPKLIACDFGRVAPPQQAKVDDFSLDALAADFVAPAVAPAKISAPAPPPPVAKAPAVPAPDEGGFMSLDALSALGDTLAADEPLPEPPKLRPEDIVSENKLKSEKGVRVGEREDSLPPEYRFKEEDLKKYPAPKPEPSMDPTAALDILSGDFTSSSAAPAVHAPVITPSAPPAATASDFALDALAGDFVAPAVAPAAVQSSVCSAAERQLSSGTCDALDALSDTLMDTTPVPQPAPVPVKDVIKEKTIEEERLIKMGERDDSLPPEFRPSEEDLKALPKVQPDVRPKQKSMDDSTALDLLSSDFSTCPVAPAPPAAAAGPVFTVPVEAPAAPAPAPVLDALADSLIPQAVAEVKPKEQKPKVSQEVTHTTSESKSGKSKSKSKKPATEDSSALDMLSGQLTSDVVPTNKGGKS from the exons AATGCCCCTGCCTCCACCCCCAAGCCTACGGGCACCCAGGCGGGCGCGAAGGCAGCGGGCGGCGCGACCGTAACGACCCCCGCCTCGGGAGGAGCCAGTGCAGCATGGGGCACTACCACGCACAAAGGCTCGCCCAAATCGTCAACAGAG GCTGGCGTTCACACAAAGTTCATGTCTCCCAGTCCGTACGTGCCCCCCTCCCCGAAAGGCTCCCCAAAAGATGTCCCCAAG ACCAGCACTCCCGCCAAAGTAGCCCCCAGCCCCACAGCCACCACAAAGACCAAGACGACCCCGGCTCAGGAGACTCTCAAG AGTACACCCATCACTTCGAGCACGTCCCAGTCGGCTAAGGCAGATGCCTCTGCAGCAGCCAAGCCTGCTGCCAAGGGTGGCGTGTCTGCGGACACTAAGGGGGCCAAGCCATCAGACACTAAG GTACAGAGGGAGGTAGGCCCTCCGAAATCCCACGCCAGTGCTCCG GCTGTTGATCCCTTAGATGCCCTGGCTGGCATGTTGCCCTCAGAGTCTTTGGGGCCCACAGCTCCCGTATACACAGGGCCAGAAGTCACAGAG tctggaATAACCTCAGAGAAGGGTGTGTTatgtggggagagagatgacacACTTCCACCTGGCTACAGAAAGGAGGACCTG GAGAAGAAGGCCCCAGCTGCCAAACCAGACGTGAAGCCCAAGGAGGTGGTG aaacCTCTGAGCACAGATGAGGCGTTGGAGTCACTGTCTTCAGGCTTCATGCACTCTGCACCCCCAGCCCCACAGAAGAAGGAGACA AAAGTCGAGGACTTAGCAGCCATCGATGCCTTGTCAAGCGGCTTCTCAAACTTTGCACCACCACCCCCTGCTTCCACCAAg tcCCCTGCACCGCCTGCAGATAAGAAGGCTAAAATGGAGCAG GCTGGTGGTGATTTCTCCCTGATGGGAGCACTGAGCTCTCCACCTCCTGCTGCCAAACCAAAGACTGATGAG GGCGGTTCCATGTCTCTGGATGCCCTGGGCGCTCTAGGGGACACTCTGGCTGCAGACGAACCCCTACCAGAGCCCCCCAAACTCAGACCCGAGGACATCGTCTCG gagaACAAGCTGAAGTCTGAGAAGGGTGTGAGAGTAGGTGAGAGGGAAGACTCTCTCCCCCCTGAGTATCGCTTTAAAGAGGAGGACCTCAAAAAATACCCAGCCCCTAAACCCGAG CCCTCCATGGACCCGACTGCAGCTCTGGACATCCTGTCTGGTGACTTCACTTCCTCCAGTGCTGCCCCTGCTGCCCACTTTGAGCCCCCAAAACTG ATCGCATGTGACTTTGGACGGGTCGCGCCCCCACAACAG GCTAAAGTAGACGACTTCTCTTTGGATGCCCTGGCAGCAGACTTTGTGGCTCCTGCTGTTGCCCCTGCCAAG ATctctgctccagctcctcctcctcctgtggccAAGGCTCCAGCAGTGCCCGCCCCTGATGAG GGTGGCTTCATGTCCCTGGATGCCCTCAGCGCTCTGGGAGACACGCTGGCTGCAGACGAGCCCCTACCAGAGCCCCCCAAACTCAGACCCGAGGACATCGTCTCG gagaACAAGCTGAAGTCTGAGAAGGGTGTGAGAGTAGGTGAGAGGGAAGACTCCCTCCCCCCTGAGTATCGCTTTAAAGAGGAGGACCTCAAAAAATACCCAGCCCCTAAACCCGAG CCCTCCATGGACCCGACTGCAGCTCTGGACATCCTGTCTGGTGACTTCACTTCCTCCAGTGCTGCCCCTGCTGTCCACGCCCCCGTCATCACCCCCTCTGCACCCCCAGCAGCG ACCGCCAGTGACTTTGCACTGGACGCTCTGGCCGGGGACTTCGTCGCTCCTGCTGTAGCACCCGCAGCCGTTCAGTCCTCAGTGTGTTCAGCAGCTGaaagacag ttgtCATCGGGGACGTGTGATGCTCTTGatgctctctcagacacactgaTGGATACAACCCCAGTTCCCCAGCCCGCCCCTGTGCCCGTCAAAGACGTCATCAAG GAGAAGACAATTGAGGAGGAGAGACTCATcaagatgggagagagagatgacagccTGCCCCCTGAGTTCAGGCCAAGCGAGGAGGACCTGAAG GCACTACCGAAAGTACAGCCTGACGTCAGGCCCAAACAG AAGTCTATGGATGACTCCACGGCTCTTGACCTCCTGTCCAGTGATTTCTCCACCTGTCCTGTTGCACCtgcacctcctgctgctgctgctggccctgtGTTCACAGTCCCTGTGGAGGCTCCTGCT gcgccagctccagctccagtgcTAGATGCTCTGGCAGACTCCCTGATCCCCCAGGCGGTCGCAGAGGTCAAACCCAAAGAACAGAAGCCAAAGGTCAGCCAGgaggtcacacacaccacatctgag TCAAAGAGTGGGAAATCAAAGTCCAAATCAAAG AAACCCGCAACAGAAGACTCGTCGGCTCTAGATATGTTATCTGGCCAGCTGACCTCTGATGTAGTGCCCACAAACAAGGGAGGCAagagctag
- the cast gene encoding calpastatin isoform X2: MAYAAYWMMLKGEGSLPGADRQTTSHTSHKTASGSQSQTKPATAIPAAQVALKPAQYENAPASTPKPTGTQAGAKAAGGATVTTPASGGASAAWGTTTHKGSPKSSTEAGVHTKFMSPSPYVPPSPKGSPKDVPKTSTPAKVAPSPTATTKTKTTPAQETLKSTPITSSTSQSAKADASAAAKPAAKGGVSADTKGAKPSDTKVQREVGPPKSHASAPAVDPLDALAGMLPSESLGPTAPVYTGPEVTESGITSEKGVLCGERDDTLPPGYRKEDLEKKAPAAKPDVKPKEVVKPLSTDEALESLSSGFMHSAPPAPQKKETKVEDLAAIDALSSGFSNFAPPPPASTKSPAPPADKKAKMEQAGGDFSLMGALSSPPPAAKPKTDEGGSMSLDALGALGDTLAADEPLPEPPKLRPEDIVSENKLKSEKGVRVGEREDSLPPEYRFKEEDLKKYPAPKPEPSMDPTAALDILSGDFTSSSAAPAAHFEPPKLIACDFGRVAPPQQAKVDDFSLDALAADFVAPAVAPAKISAPAPPPPVAKAPAVPAPDEGGFMSLDALSALGDTLAADEPLPEPPKLRPEDIVSENKLKSEKGVRVGEREDSLPPEYRFKEEDLKKYPAPKPEPSMDPTAALDILSGDFTSSSAAPAVHAPVITPSAPPAATASDFALDALAGDFVAPAVAPAAVQSSVCSAAERQLSSGTCDALDALSDTLMDTTPVPQPAPVPVKDVIKEKTIEEERLIKMGERDDSLPPEFRPSEEDLKALPKVQPDVRPKQKSMDDSTALDLLSSDFSTCPVAPAPPAAAAGPVFTVPVEAPAAPAPAPVLDALADSLIPQAVAEVKPKEQKPKSKSGKSKSKSKKPATEDSSALDMLSGQLTSDVVPTNKGGKS; the protein is encoded by the exons AATGCCCCTGCCTCCACCCCCAAGCCTACGGGCACCCAGGCGGGCGCGAAGGCAGCGGGCGGCGCGACCGTAACGACCCCCGCCTCGGGAGGAGCCAGTGCAGCATGGGGCACTACCACGCACAAAGGCTCGCCCAAATCGTCAACAGAG GCTGGCGTTCACACAAAGTTCATGTCTCCCAGTCCGTACGTGCCCCCCTCCCCGAAAGGCTCCCCAAAAGATGTCCCCAAG ACCAGCACTCCCGCCAAAGTAGCCCCCAGCCCCACAGCCACCACAAAGACCAAGACGACCCCGGCTCAGGAGACTCTCAAG AGTACACCCATCACTTCGAGCACGTCCCAGTCGGCTAAGGCAGATGCCTCTGCAGCAGCCAAGCCTGCTGCCAAGGGTGGCGTGTCTGCGGACACTAAGGGGGCCAAGCCATCAGACACTAAG GTACAGAGGGAGGTAGGCCCTCCGAAATCCCACGCCAGTGCTCCG GCTGTTGATCCCTTAGATGCCCTGGCTGGCATGTTGCCCTCAGAGTCTTTGGGGCCCACAGCTCCCGTATACACAGGGCCAGAAGTCACAGAG tctggaATAACCTCAGAGAAGGGTGTGTTatgtggggagagagatgacacACTTCCACCTGGCTACAGAAAGGAGGACCTG GAGAAGAAGGCCCCAGCTGCCAAACCAGACGTGAAGCCCAAGGAGGTGGTG aaacCTCTGAGCACAGATGAGGCGTTGGAGTCACTGTCTTCAGGCTTCATGCACTCTGCACCCCCAGCCCCACAGAAGAAGGAGACA AAAGTCGAGGACTTAGCAGCCATCGATGCCTTGTCAAGCGGCTTCTCAAACTTTGCACCACCACCCCCTGCTTCCACCAAg tcCCCTGCACCGCCTGCAGATAAGAAGGCTAAAATGGAGCAG GCTGGTGGTGATTTCTCCCTGATGGGAGCACTGAGCTCTCCACCTCCTGCTGCCAAACCAAAGACTGATGAG GGCGGTTCCATGTCTCTGGATGCCCTGGGCGCTCTAGGGGACACTCTGGCTGCAGACGAACCCCTACCAGAGCCCCCCAAACTCAGACCCGAGGACATCGTCTCG gagaACAAGCTGAAGTCTGAGAAGGGTGTGAGAGTAGGTGAGAGGGAAGACTCTCTCCCCCCTGAGTATCGCTTTAAAGAGGAGGACCTCAAAAAATACCCAGCCCCTAAACCCGAG CCCTCCATGGACCCGACTGCAGCTCTGGACATCCTGTCTGGTGACTTCACTTCCTCCAGTGCTGCCCCTGCTGCCCACTTTGAGCCCCCAAAACTG ATCGCATGTGACTTTGGACGGGTCGCGCCCCCACAACAG GCTAAAGTAGACGACTTCTCTTTGGATGCCCTGGCAGCAGACTTTGTGGCTCCTGCTGTTGCCCCTGCCAAG ATctctgctccagctcctcctcctcctgtggccAAGGCTCCAGCAGTGCCCGCCCCTGATGAG GGTGGCTTCATGTCCCTGGATGCCCTCAGCGCTCTGGGAGACACGCTGGCTGCAGACGAGCCCCTACCAGAGCCCCCCAAACTCAGACCCGAGGACATCGTCTCG gagaACAAGCTGAAGTCTGAGAAGGGTGTGAGAGTAGGTGAGAGGGAAGACTCCCTCCCCCCTGAGTATCGCTTTAAAGAGGAGGACCTCAAAAAATACCCAGCCCCTAAACCCGAG CCCTCCATGGACCCGACTGCAGCTCTGGACATCCTGTCTGGTGACTTCACTTCCTCCAGTGCTGCCCCTGCTGTCCACGCCCCCGTCATCACCCCCTCTGCACCCCCAGCAGCG ACCGCCAGTGACTTTGCACTGGACGCTCTGGCCGGGGACTTCGTCGCTCCTGCTGTAGCACCCGCAGCCGTTCAGTCCTCAGTGTGTTCAGCAGCTGaaagacag ttgtCATCGGGGACGTGTGATGCTCTTGatgctctctcagacacactgaTGGATACAACCCCAGTTCCCCAGCCCGCCCCTGTGCCCGTCAAAGACGTCATCAAG GAGAAGACAATTGAGGAGGAGAGACTCATcaagatgggagagagagatgacagccTGCCCCCTGAGTTCAGGCCAAGCGAGGAGGACCTGAAG GCACTACCGAAAGTACAGCCTGACGTCAGGCCCAAACAG AAGTCTATGGATGACTCCACGGCTCTTGACCTCCTGTCCAGTGATTTCTCCACCTGTCCTGTTGCACCtgcacctcctgctgctgctgctggccctgtGTTCACAGTCCCTGTGGAGGCTCCTGCT gcgccagctccagctccagtgcTAGATGCTCTGGCAGACTCCCTGATCCCCCAGGCGGTCGCAGAGGTCAAACCCAAAGAACAGAAGCCAAAG TCAAAGAGTGGGAAATCAAAGTCCAAATCAAAG AAACCCGCAACAGAAGACTCGTCGGCTCTAGATATGTTATCTGGCCAGCTGACCTCTGATGTAGTGCCCACAAACAAGGGAGGCAagagctag
- the cast gene encoding calpastatin isoform X11, which yields MSQTKPATAIPAAQVALKPAQYENAPASTPKPTGTQAGAKAAGGATVTTPASGGASAAWGTTTHKGSPKSSTEAGVHTKFMSPSPYVPPSPKGSPKDVPKTSTPAKVAPSPTATTKTKTTPAQETLKSTPITSSTSQSAKADASAAAKPAAKGGVSADTKGAKPSDTKVQREVGPPKSHASAPAVDPLDALAGMLPSESLGPTAPVYTGPEVTESGITSEKGVLCGERDDTLPPGYRKEDLEKKAPAAKPDVKPKEVVKPLSTDEALESLSSGFMHSAPPAPQKKETKVEDLAAIDALSSGFSNFAPPPPASTKSPAPPADKKAKMEQAGGDFSLMGALSSPPPAAKPKTDEGGSMSLDALGALGDTLAADEPLPEPPKLRPEDIVSENKLKSEKGVRVGEREDSLPPEYRFKEEDLKKYPAPKPEPSMDPTAALDILSGDFTSSSAAPAAHFEPPKLIACDFGRVAPPQQAKVDDFSLDALAADFVAPAVAPAKISAPAPPPPVAKAPAVPAPDEGGFMSLDALSALGDTLAADEPLPEPPKLRPEDIVSENKLKSEKGVRVGEREDSLPPEYRFKEEDLKKYPAPKPEPSMDPTAALDILSGDFTSSSAAPAVHAPVITPSAPPAATASDFALDALAGDFVAPAVAPAAVQSSVCSAAERQLSSGTCDALDALSDTLMDTTPVPQPAPVPVKDVIKEKTIEEERLIKMGERDDSLPPEFRPSEEDLKALPKVQPDVRPKQKSMDDSTALDLLSSDFSTCPVAPAPPAAAAGPVFTVPVEAPAAPAPAPVLDALADSLIPQAVAEVKPKEQKPKVSQEVTHTTSESKSGKSKSKSKKPATEDSSALDMLSGQLTSDVVPTNKGGKS from the exons AATGCCCCTGCCTCCACCCCCAAGCCTACGGGCACCCAGGCGGGCGCGAAGGCAGCGGGCGGCGCGACCGTAACGACCCCCGCCTCGGGAGGAGCCAGTGCAGCATGGGGCACTACCACGCACAAAGGCTCGCCCAAATCGTCAACAGAG GCTGGCGTTCACACAAAGTTCATGTCTCCCAGTCCGTACGTGCCCCCCTCCCCGAAAGGCTCCCCAAAAGATGTCCCCAAG ACCAGCACTCCCGCCAAAGTAGCCCCCAGCCCCACAGCCACCACAAAGACCAAGACGACCCCGGCTCAGGAGACTCTCAAG AGTACACCCATCACTTCGAGCACGTCCCAGTCGGCTAAGGCAGATGCCTCTGCAGCAGCCAAGCCTGCTGCCAAGGGTGGCGTGTCTGCGGACACTAAGGGGGCCAAGCCATCAGACACTAAG GTACAGAGGGAGGTAGGCCCTCCGAAATCCCACGCCAGTGCTCCG GCTGTTGATCCCTTAGATGCCCTGGCTGGCATGTTGCCCTCAGAGTCTTTGGGGCCCACAGCTCCCGTATACACAGGGCCAGAAGTCACAGAG tctggaATAACCTCAGAGAAGGGTGTGTTatgtggggagagagatgacacACTTCCACCTGGCTACAGAAAGGAGGACCTG GAGAAGAAGGCCCCAGCTGCCAAACCAGACGTGAAGCCCAAGGAGGTGGTG aaacCTCTGAGCACAGATGAGGCGTTGGAGTCACTGTCTTCAGGCTTCATGCACTCTGCACCCCCAGCCCCACAGAAGAAGGAGACA AAAGTCGAGGACTTAGCAGCCATCGATGCCTTGTCAAGCGGCTTCTCAAACTTTGCACCACCACCCCCTGCTTCCACCAAg tcCCCTGCACCGCCTGCAGATAAGAAGGCTAAAATGGAGCAG GCTGGTGGTGATTTCTCCCTGATGGGAGCACTGAGCTCTCCACCTCCTGCTGCCAAACCAAAGACTGATGAG GGCGGTTCCATGTCTCTGGATGCCCTGGGCGCTCTAGGGGACACTCTGGCTGCAGACGAACCCCTACCAGAGCCCCCCAAACTCAGACCCGAGGACATCGTCTCG gagaACAAGCTGAAGTCTGAGAAGGGTGTGAGAGTAGGTGAGAGGGAAGACTCTCTCCCCCCTGAGTATCGCTTTAAAGAGGAGGACCTCAAAAAATACCCAGCCCCTAAACCCGAG CCCTCCATGGACCCGACTGCAGCTCTGGACATCCTGTCTGGTGACTTCACTTCCTCCAGTGCTGCCCCTGCTGCCCACTTTGAGCCCCCAAAACTG ATCGCATGTGACTTTGGACGGGTCGCGCCCCCACAACAG GCTAAAGTAGACGACTTCTCTTTGGATGCCCTGGCAGCAGACTTTGTGGCTCCTGCTGTTGCCCCTGCCAAG ATctctgctccagctcctcctcctcctgtggccAAGGCTCCAGCAGTGCCCGCCCCTGATGAG GGTGGCTTCATGTCCCTGGATGCCCTCAGCGCTCTGGGAGACACGCTGGCTGCAGACGAGCCCCTACCAGAGCCCCCCAAACTCAGACCCGAGGACATCGTCTCG gagaACAAGCTGAAGTCTGAGAAGGGTGTGAGAGTAGGTGAGAGGGAAGACTCCCTCCCCCCTGAGTATCGCTTTAAAGAGGAGGACCTCAAAAAATACCCAGCCCCTAAACCCGAG CCCTCCATGGACCCGACTGCAGCTCTGGACATCCTGTCTGGTGACTTCACTTCCTCCAGTGCTGCCCCTGCTGTCCACGCCCCCGTCATCACCCCCTCTGCACCCCCAGCAGCG ACCGCCAGTGACTTTGCACTGGACGCTCTGGCCGGGGACTTCGTCGCTCCTGCTGTAGCACCCGCAGCCGTTCAGTCCTCAGTGTGTTCAGCAGCTGaaagacag ttgtCATCGGGGACGTGTGATGCTCTTGatgctctctcagacacactgaTGGATACAACCCCAGTTCCCCAGCCCGCCCCTGTGCCCGTCAAAGACGTCATCAAG GAGAAGACAATTGAGGAGGAGAGACTCATcaagatgggagagagagatgacagccTGCCCCCTGAGTTCAGGCCAAGCGAGGAGGACCTGAAG GCACTACCGAAAGTACAGCCTGACGTCAGGCCCAAACAG AAGTCTATGGATGACTCCACGGCTCTTGACCTCCTGTCCAGTGATTTCTCCACCTGTCCTGTTGCACCtgcacctcctgctgctgctgctggccctgtGTTCACAGTCCCTGTGGAGGCTCCTGCT gcgccagctccagctccagtgcTAGATGCTCTGGCAGACTCCCTGATCCCCCAGGCGGTCGCAGAGGTCAAACCCAAAGAACAGAAGCCAAAGGTCAGCCAGgaggtcacacacaccacatctgag TCAAAGAGTGGGAAATCAAAGTCCAAATCAAAG AAACCCGCAACAGAAGACTCGTCGGCTCTAGATATGTTATCTGGCCAGCTGACCTCTGATGTAGTGCCCACAAACAAGGGAGGCAagagctag